Proteins encoded within one genomic window of Anopheles gambiae chromosome 3, idAnoGambNW_F1_1, whole genome shotgun sequence:
- the LOC1279911 gene encoding uncharacterized protein LOC1279911, whose amino-acid sequence MAAGCSKSFTSKYEEEKYYDLEYEEFCKSFAFSNSSTCWICNGYYGPNYEEPLCGTCHSFIFPNHPQDEAEGMVTEVSDDEDSGNDEPPENGSEAKDRSDGDPDYDDLDRPRPSAPRNVNQYLEMLSQPREADDESQRQICALPVEVLLSIFSYLDDLSLWNASEVCKQWKRILEVHIPQQMWKKYTKERWPLFQQISTIPNWLHMYGALMNSCFCRTCLIHMAHKAPMRGRVNHIRANRLRNDIRSLDLDATEGIDAVALDNQLFHWQASILGPAGSPYEGGKFFLYIVIPCSYPMLPPQVRFLTKIVHPNVSRHGDVGIDIIQHNWSLALTISKLLLSVQSLLTDPFTQICMEPKLGRMYENDRPKFEALARRWTWKYAMYEVLPPVDGFI is encoded by the exons TTCC AACTCATCGACCTGTTGGATTTGCAACGGGTACTACGGGCCAAACTATGAGGAACCGCTGTGCGGCACGTGCCATTCGTTCATCTTTCCCAACCACCCGCAAGACGAGGCGGAGGGCATGGTCACGGAGGTGTCGGACGACGAAGATTCGGGCAACGACGAGCCGCCCGAGAATGGGTCGGAAGCGAAGGACCGCTCCGACGGCGATCCGGACTACGACGATCTGGATCGACCGCGACCGTCGGCACCGCGCAACGTGAACCAGTATCTGGAGATGCTGTCCCAGCCGCGCGAAGCAGACGACGAATCGCAGCGCCAAATCTGCGCCCTGCCGGTCGAGGTGCTGCTGTCGATCTTCTCCTACCTGGACGATCTGTCCCTGTGGAACGCGAGCGAGGTGTGCAAGCAGTGGAAGCGGATACTGGAGGTGCATATCCCGCAGCAGATGTGGAAAAAGTACACCAAGGAGCGGTGGCCACTGTTTCAGCAGATCTCGACCATTCCCAACTGGCTGCAT ATGTACGGTGCACTGATGAACTCTTGCTTCTGCCGCACCTGCTTGATACACATGGCGCACAAGGCGCCGATGCGTGGCCGGGTCAACCATATCCGCGCGAACCGGCTCCGCAACGACATACGGTCGCTCGATCTGGACGCGACCGAGGGCATCGATGCGGTAGCGCTCGACAATCAACTGTTTCACTGGCAGGCATCGATCCTGGGCCCGGCCGGCAGCCCGTACGAGGGCGGGAAGTTTTTCCTGTACATCGTCATACCCTGCTCGTACCCGATGCTGCCGCCACAGGTGCGGTTTCTCACCAAAATCGTACACCCGAACGTATCGCGCCACGGCGACGTCGGGATCGATATCATCCAGCACAACTGGTCGCTGGCACTGACCATCTcgaagctgctgctgtcggtgCAGAGTCTGCTGACCGATCCCTTCACACAG ATTTGCATGGAACCCAAGCTTGGCCGGATGTACGAGAACGATCGACCGAAGTTTGAAGCACTCGCACGCCGCTGGACGTGGAAGTATGCCATGTACGAGGTGTTACCACCGGTCGATGGATTCATATAG